DNA sequence from the Lysinibacillus sp. OF-1 genome:
TCACTATCGGTCACTAGGTAGTATTTAGCCTTGGGAGATGGTCCTCCCGGATTCCGACGGAATTTCACGTGTTCCGCCGTACTCAGGATCCACTCAGGAGAGAACGAACTTTCGACTACAGGGCTTTTACCTGCTCTGGCGGACCTTTCCAAGTCGCTTCATCTAACTCGCTCTTTTGTAACTCCGTATTGAGTGTCCTACAACCCCAAGAGGCAAGCCTCTTGGTTTGGGCTCTTCCCGTTTCGCTCGCCGCTACTCAGGGAATCGATTTTTCTTTCTCTTCCTCCAGGTACTTAGATGTTTCAGTTCCCTGGGTCTGCCTTCAAGACGCTATGTATTCACGTCAAGATACTACGCGATTAAACGTAGTGGGTTCCCCCATTCGGAAATCTCCGGATCAAAGCTCACTTACAGCTCCCCGAAGCATATCGGTGTTAGTGCCGTCCTTCTTCGGCTCCTAGTGCCAAGGCATTCGCCGTGCGCCCTTAATAACTTAACCTAACGGCTTTCAATAAAAATATCGGAAACCTCTTAATGTTATTAAGCCTATAAAAAACTTAAAAAAAATAAATGTGTTTGTTACAATTTCAATGTCGTTTTATCCAGTTTTCAAAGAACAAAGCTACTGCCTGCTTCTACATCTCGCAGCTTTGCGACGAAAGCGTAGCGACAGGAGCACATAATTAGAAGTAATTCATTCAGAAGAATGAACCTTCAAAACTGAACGCAAAACGTAATCTTACAAACCCTAGGTTTGTATTCCGAAAATATCCTTAGAAAGGAGGTGATCCAGCCGCACCTTCCGATACGGCTACCTTGTTACGACTTCACCCCAATCATCTATCCCACCTTCGGCGGCTGGCTCCAAAAAGGTTACCTCACCGACTTCGGGTGTTACAAACTCTCGTGGTGTGACGGGCGGTGTGTACAAGGCCCGGGAACGTATTCACCGCGGCATGCTGATCCGCGATTACTAGCGATTCCGGCTTCATGTAGGCGAGTTGCAGCCTACAATCCGAACTGAGAACGACTTTATCGGATTAGCTCCCTCTCGCGAGTTGGCAACCGTTTGTATCGTCCATTGTAGCACGTGTGTAGCCCAGGTCATAAGGGGCATGATGATTTGACGTCATCCCCACCTTCCTCCGGTTTGTCACCGGCAGTCACCTTAGAGTGCCCAACTAAATGATGGCAACTAAGATCAAGGGTTGCGCTCGTTGCGGGACTTAACCCAACATCTCACGACACGAGCTGACGACAACCATGCACCACCTGTCACCGTTGCCCCCGAAGGGGAAACTATATCTCTACAGTGGTCAACGGGATGTCAAGACCTGGTAAGGTTCTTCGCGTTGCTTCGAATTAAACCACATGCTCCACCGCTTGTGCGGGCCCCCGTCAATTCCTTTGAGTTTCAGTCTTGCGACCGTACTCCCCAGGCGGAGTGCTTAATGCGTTAGCTGCAGCACTAAGGGGCGGAAACCCCCTAACACTTAGCACTCATCGTTTACGGCGTGGACTACCAGGGTATCTAATCCTGTTTGCTCCCCACGCTTTCGCGCCTCAGTGTCAGTTACAGACCAGATAGTCGCCTTCGCCACTGGTGTTCCTCCAAATCTCTACGCATTTCACCGCTACACTTGGAATTCCACTATCCTCTTCTGCACTCAAGTCTCCCAGTTTCCAATGACCCTCCACGGTTGAGCCGTGGGCTTTCACATCAGACTTAAGAAACCACCTGCGCGCGCTTTACGCCCAATAATTCCGGACAACGCTTGCCACCTACGTATTACCGCGGCTGCTGGCACGTAGTTAGCCGTGGCTTTCTAATAAGGTACCGTCAAGGTACAGCCAGTTACTACTGTACTTGTTCTTCCCTTACAACAGAGTTTTACGAACCGAAATCCTTCTTCACTCACGCGGCGTTGCTCCATCAGGCTTTCGCCCATTGTGGAAGATTCCCTACTGCTGCCTCCCGTAGGAGTCTGGGCCGTGTCTCAGTCCCAGTGTGGCCGATCACCCTCTCAGGTCGGCTACGCATCGTCGCCTTGGTGAGCCGTTACCTCACCAACTAGCTAATGCGCCGCGGGCCCATCCTATAGCGACAGCCGAAACCGTCTTTCAGTGTTTCACCATGAGGTGAAACAGATTATTCGGTATTAGCCCCGGTTTCCCGGAGTTATCCCAAACTATAAGGTAGGTTGCCCACGTGTTACTCACCCGTCCGCCGCTAACGTCGAAGGAGCAAGCTCCTTCTCTGTTCGCTCGACTTGCATGTATTAGGCACGCCGCCAGCGTTCGTCCTGAGCCAGGATCAAACTCTCCATAAAAGAAATTTGAATAGCTCAAATTGTTTTGCTGGCATCATTTTGATGTCCAAAATTTTGTTTTGTTCACTAACCAAGGTTAGTTACTAAAAACTTTATTGATTACGTTTTGCTTGTTCAGTTTTCAAGGTTCATGTTTTTTTATTTCACTGTCACCTCTTGGCGACTTATACATAATAACATCGATTATTCATGAAAGTCAACACTAAATCATAAGTTTTTTTAAAGAGATTCATTTTTTATTTAAAATCTTAGAAATGAGGTTATTATTATGGTCCGCAAAACGTTGATTTCACTGCTTTTAATCGTAATCCTTTTTGCTTTTCTAAAGCCTATAAACTCAACGATGATTTCTGTATTTAATATTGCGAATGCACCAGTAGTGGTCACGAAAGGACATTATGGCACATCTCTTATAGTAGAGATTTCTTTCTCTGATGACTCTCTATTAGAATGGCTTCAAACGGTGAAAGAGCCTTATCCTCTTCTACTTTTAGATACCGACTGGATTAAACGTTCACCCGAACATTTAAAAATTATACAACAACGAAAATTGCCTACAGGACTACTTGGTCCAGATGATTCAATAGAAGAACCCGTTGACATTGCGCTCATTCAAAAAGATATTGATATCTATGAAAAGTATTTAAAGGAAAAACCTTTATGGTTTGCTACCCGAAATCATCAATATTCGCAGGATTTACAGAAATCTTTATTCCAACAACAAATGAATTTACTGTCGCCTTCTCTTATTTGGCAGGGTGAGAAAACACCTAAATTACAAAAAGGTGATTTTGTATTTTTCCCACTCCATCAAAATAATCAAATATCCTTTAAAGAGCTTAACGCTCTAATACAACAACATAAGTTTATGTCAATTGAAGAAAATATATTTGGTTATAAAGTTCAAACTAAAAAAGCCCCATAAAAAAATTGCCTCCACTAAAGTGAGGCAATTTTTTCTTATGCATTTTTAGCCTGTTCACGACGAGCTTTGCGGCGTGCTTCTAATTTTTGACGATCTTCATCGGATTTTGCATTATATTTAGGCAATACTAATAGTTGATACGCATTAACAGCCAATAATGGGAATAATAAAAGCGCAACATATTCATTAATATTTTCATCACGACCCATTAATGCAATTGTCCATTCCAGCGTTGTAATGACAATCATAAAGAATAGAGCCGAAATCATTACATGCTTTTTCCCCGTTAATTTTACTTTTTGAACAGCTGTTGCTATTGCACCAAATATTAGAACAATTAATAATCCAACGTAGAACAACCAGCTTTGTCCATCCTTCACACCAGGAATAAAGCGGAAGAATATAATATCGAAAATCGTTATGGCAATTAATAATAGCTGTACCCAATTCCATAATGTCAGTGTTCTAAAAATATTAACACCTACTTGATGAAGTGTTAAATAAGCAAAAAAACCAGCTTGTGCTATAACACTCATGGTAAACCCTAAGAAAACCATCCATAAAAGTCCAGCGAAAAATTCGCCCCATTGACCATTTGCTATGTATGGTTGGAAAAATTCCCAGCGAATAAATAAACTAAAAACTCCGTTGACTGCACCACCAACGAGCATTGCAAAGAAGAAAAACTTTGCCCAATTTCGTATCGTCACAACTAAAAGTCCCCCAATTTCTCAATATATCTGTCCTTATTTTATCAATGCCTTGTTAAAAAAGCTATTTCTCATCCTAACCAATACATAAAGTCCCGAGAAATGTGAACAATAATTGAAAGAGTCTATCTAGAGAAAGGACTGATTGTCGATGCGAAAATTCACCTTATTATTGATTCTAATGCTTTTTCTTTCTGCCTGTTCACAAGATAAAACCTCTACCATGTCCTATGATGAAATAAAAAAAATCATGATTGACTCTTTGCAAACAGAGGATGGTAAAAAGGCATTGCGACAGCTTTTGGAGGAGCCAAGTTTCCGTGAGCTTTTGATTTTAGAGCATGATGAAGTGAAAAAGGCTACTGAGGAAACATTACTTTCCAAGGAAGCAGAAGACTTTTGGAAGAAAACCTTTGAAGATCCAAAATTTAAAGAAACTGTTGCAAAAAGCATGCAAAAACAGCAACAGGATATTATGAAGGACTTAATAAAAGATCCGACTTTCCAAAAGGATATGGAGGCCTTTTTTGGGCAACCCGATATGCAAAAGCAGCTAGAGACCATCCTAAAATCATCCAATATGCGCAAGCAAATGGAGCAAGTGGTAAAGGAAACGATCGAAAGCCCTTTAATGCAATCTAAATGGCAGGAACTTATTAAAAAGAGTGGCGAAACGGGTTCATCAGGAAGTGGCGATAAGAAAGAAGCTAGTGGTGAAAGTGATGGCGGATCGGATAAGGAGCAAAAAAGTACTGAGTAACCATAGCAATTTAAAAACGGATTTCCCCATAAAAGGTGGAAATCCGTTTTTTATTTATTTACTTAATTTATCAATGATTTTCGTCGCGATGTCTAAATAAATTTGTCCTGTCGTATGTTTCTCAGCATAAACAGACGGAGCAAAATCTTCTTCTGTCCAATCGGGTTGACCAAGCGGGATCTGCCCAAGCAGCTCTGTACGTAATTCATCAGCTAGCTTAGGTCCGCCTCCTTGTCCAAAGACAAATTCTCGATCACCTGATTTAGATTCAAACCAAGCCATATTTTCGATAACACCTAAAATTTCATGGTCTGTTTGAAGAGCCATTGCTCCTGCACGAGCTGCAACAAATGCTGCTGTCGGATGCGGTGTTGTGACAACAATTTCTTTTGATGATGGTAGCATTTGATGGATATCTAATGCTACGTCACCTGTGCCTGGAGGTAAATCTAATAGTAGATAGTCTAGCTCTCCCCATTCAACATCACGGAAAAACTGATCTAATACTTTACCTAGCATTGGACCACGCCATACAATCGGTGCGTTGTTTTCCACAAAGAAGCCCATTGAAATCATTTTTACACCCAAGCGATCTACGGGGAAAATACGATTGTCAACTACTTTAGGCATATCCGTCACACCCATCATATCGGGCACACTAAAGCCATAAATATCGGCGTCGATTAATCCGACCTTCTTTCCTAGACGAGCTAAAGCAACAGCTAAGTTAACTGATACTGTAGATTTACCTACTCCCCCTTTACCAGAAGCAATTGAAATCACTTGTACTGTGCTTAGTGGAGATAAAATATCTTGTGCTTCTGACTCTGTTGCAGTGCCACGGAAGCTTTGTAATTTTTCTGTTGATAGTTCTTCAAAACGAATGCCAACCGTATTTGCACCCGCTTCTTTCAATACCTCAACAACCTTCATTTGTAGCTGTAGCTGTTCAGGTGTATTTAATTTAGCGATCGCAATTTTTACACTAACATGATTTTTTTCTTCTTTTATTGCTACGTTTGTAATACCATCTGTTTCTGCAAGCGATTTATGTAAAAATGGATCTTGTAGTTGTCCTAGTATTTCTCGTACTTGTTGTTCAGTAATCACGACGAACACTCCCCTTATATTGTCTCAATGTTAGTATATCATACTGATATGGTTTACGTTGTAGATGTTGCTCTACTCAATCTTAGCTAATAAATACTCTTCTATACCTTCAACTATGGCATCTGCCATTTTTTCCTGGTAGTTCTTATCGATTAATAATGCTCGTTCTTCATCATTACTGATAAAACCAGTCTCTACTAATGCTGCAGGGACTTCTACTTTCTTCAGTAAATAAATTTGCTTAATAGACAAAGCTTCTCGGTCTGTATTTTTTAGATTAGTGCGAATGGATTGTTGAATACTCTTGGCAAGAATTTCGCCATCGGCATGTCCTTCCTTATGATAAAACACCTGTGCACCACGCCATTTTGTTTCGGGTATAGCATTTGCATGAATTGTAATAAATACATCAGGCTTTTCTTTTTCAACGATATCCTTTCTTAAGAAAATATCCTGCTTTTTCCGCTCTCTTAAAGTTCCATATTTTTCCGACGGCGCATGCTCATCAATCACATCCCCATTTTTTGTTCGCGTCATTACGACTGTTGCGCCTTTTTTCTTTAATTTCTTCTCCACATGCTGAGCAATTGCAAGTGTAATTTCCTTTTCAATTACTTCGCCCTTTGAAGCTCCTCCGTCCTCACCACCATGCCCTGCATCAATGACAATTTTGATGCCACCAAGTGGGTCTGGTAAGAAGAAGTTACGGTCCGAAGCATTTGTTTCATATGCCACGACCACTATACTCATAAGCATAATTACTCCTAGTGCAAGCCAGCGCTTCACCCATATCCACCACCCTTTTACATTTAGTGTACGAAATTAGTAGATGAACTATGCCAGAAAGTAAAAAAAACTCCCAAGTAATAAACTTAGGAGTTTTGATTTTCTTCTATAATAAAGGAGGAAGTATCATTTTATTGCATTGTAAATACAGGGTTTAATTCACCTTCATAAGGTTCATGCTCAACAAATACAGTTATATCATTACCGTCTTTGTCTTTACCTGTACGTTTATACGTAAATTTCTTCTCATTGATTTCAGTAATTTCAAGAGCAACGCCATACTTATTATCACCAATTGAAACATGAGCTCTTATTTTATTGCCATGAATGACATTAAAATAACCATAGTCGCCACGACTCTCACCTGTTTCAGGGTTGAAGAACTCATATTTATTTGTATTTGCGTCATATTTTGCAATGCTGATAAAATTTGAATTAAACTCTGTTAAATCATTACCTGCTTCATCTAATACAACAGTTCCGTGCCATAATGTATCAGCTAAAATCTTATCTCCGTCAACGTCTGTAACAATATTACCTGTTGAAGCATTCAGCGTTTTATTTGAATCGGTAAATGCCAGTTCATTTTCTTTATATGGAATATGCTCAACGAACACTTCTACCTCATTGCCAGCAGCATCTTTGCCCATTCTTTTATAAGTAAAGATACTATCGTTTAGCTCTGTAATTTCTACAATAGCTTGATAATCCTTGGATTCAGAAATTAAAATTCTTTGTGTCCCATCATTTGTGATAAAGAACGTCCCTTTATCATCACGGCTTTCACCAGTAGCAGCGTCAAAGAATTCATAATGACCTGCCTCAGCATCATATTTTGCTAAGCCAATAAAGTTAGAATTTTCCGCAGTTAAATCATTGTTGTCTTTATCATATACTTTTGTGCCTTGCCAATTCGTACTACTTAATATATTGGCCATTTCTTCACCCTTCGTTAATTGCTCCTTTGCTTGGTCCTTCGTTGTAGCAGCACTTTCTGTTTTTATTTCCTCACTATTGCCTTTCTCAGGCTCCTTATCTTGACATGCTGCAAGTAGTGCCATTGCCGCAACCGATACTATCAATAATTTTTTCATACCTACTTACCTCCATTGTTACATTCTATTTTTGAGTTACGCCAAACCCATAATGACAAATTTCAAGAAAATGCATGGTTTGTAGTACCTTCAAGAACTATATTAAAGTGGAATGTTAAACTCCCTCTAAATAATTTCTTAAAAAAACATAAACTTATGCGAAAATATTTTTAATATATCTTAAATCTGTGCGGAAATAGTAATGATTATGTAAAAAGGGACAGCTACATACTGGTTCACACTAGTCATTGGCAGTGTTACATCGCATCAAGAATTTGCAATCATCCGCTTTATAAGAAATAAGAGTAAGCAACCTTTAGTCTAATGACTAAATAACAAAAAAGACTCTTTCCACAAAAGTAGAAAGAGTCTTTGTATAGAACGCTGATATTAACGTTTTGAGAACTGAGGTGCACGACGAGCGCCGCGTAGACCTGGTTTTTTACGTTCTTTCATGCGTGAATCACGAGTAAGTAATCCAGCTGATTTTAATGCAGCACGGAAATCTGGGTCTACTTGAAGTAGAGCACGAGCGATACCGTGACGAACAGCACCAGCTTGACCAGTGTATCCACCACCGTTAACGTTTACGTGGATATCATAGCTTCCTGTAGTTTCAGTAGCTACTAATGGTTGTTTAATTACTTCGCGTAATGCAGCGAATGGTACGTATTCTTCGATTTCACGTTTATTGATAACAATTTTACCTGTACCTGGTACTAAACGTACGCGAGCTACAGAGCTTTTACGGCGACCAGTGCCGATGTATTGAACTTGTGCCAAAGTAATATCCTCCTCTTAATTTATATTATCCGCGAAGCTCGTATGCTTCTGGTTTTTGTGCAGCATGTGGATGCTCTGTTCCAGTATAAACGTTAAGTTTAGTGAACATTTTGCGACCTAAAGAGTTTTTAGGAAGCATTCCTTTAACTGCTAATTCGATCATTCTTGTTGGGTACTTATCTAGCATTTCACCAGCAGTACGCGTTTTTAAACCACCTGCAAATTGAGTATGGTGACGGTAAAGTTTACCCTCTAATTTGTTACCAGTTAAATGGATTTTGTCAGCGTTGATGATGATTACGTGATCACCTGTGTCAACGTTTGGTGTGAATGTTGGTTTATGTTTACCACGTAAGATTGCAGCTACTTCAGAAGCTAAACGTCCAAGAGTTTGGCCTTCTGCATCAACTACTAACCATTTACGGTCTACTTCGTGACCTTTAGCCATGAATGTTGTACGCATGTATATATCCTCCTAATCGATTCGATTACCGTTATTTTTCATTAGACTACACTATAAGTTTCGGGGCTTATTTGTGGTGGTAATGAAAATACCATCTGTTATCATATAATGAATGACTTTTAAAGTCAAGCAATTTCATTAAACGCCTGGTAAAGTTGTTCAGAATTCTAAAACGTCACTAATAGAACACTTTTTCTAAGTATAACCCTTGTGGTGGCGCGGTTTTTCCTGCTTTATCGCGATCTTCAGAGGCGACTACAAGTGCCACATTGTCAATCGTGCGGCGACCTACGCCAACCTCCCAAAGTGTACCTGCAATAATACGCACCATATTATATAAGAAACCATTGCCTTCAATCACCATATGAAGTTCTTCTCCATGCCATTCAAATTGCAGTGTCGTGACAGTACGTATTTTATCCTTCACACTTGTATTCGCTGCACAAAAGCATGAAAAGTCATGTGTACCAACGATAGCCTTAGCTGCCTCTTGCATCGCCTCTACATTAGGTTTGACGCCACTTGTCTCGACTGTGTAATATCTGCGAAATGGGCTTTGGATAGGCTCACAAGACCAAATATAGCGATAGCGCTTCCCTGTCACACTATAGCGTGCATGAAAGTCATGTGCCACTTCCTCTACCGATTGTACGCGAATATCTCTTGGTAGTTGCACATTCAAAGCCTTGCTATACTTGTCAACTGGAATGGCAAGAGGTGTATCGAAATGCAATGTTTGTCCTGTAGCATGAACTCTTGCATCTGTACGTCCACTTGCAGTTACCTTAATCTTTTCTCCTTTATGCATAATGGACAGTACACGCTCAAGCTCAGCCTGTACTGTGCGCTCTCCAGGCTGTACTTGATAGCCAGAAAAAAGCGTTCCATCATAGCTTATAATTACTTTTAATCGTCGCATCAAGCCTACTCCTTTTAACTTCTATAAAAGAATAGCAATACGCCTATTGCTACTAGTAACACAAGTGCAAATGTGTCACCCATATCCCATTTTAGCCTACGGTACCTTGTACGACCTTCACCACCACGATAGCCTCTTACTTCCATCGCAGTTGCTAGATCCTCAGCTCTTTTAAATGCACTGACAAAAAGTGGTACTAACAATGGCACTACTGCCTTTATACGATCTTTTATTGGTCCAGAGGATAAATCTGAGCCTCGGGCCATTTGTGCCTTCATAATCTTATCTGTCTCATCCATTAAAGTTGGTATGAAACGTAAGGAAATGGACATCATCAAAGCCAATTCATGAACTGGTACTTTTATTGCTTTTAATGGATTTAAAAGAACCTCAATACCATCTGTAATGGAGATCGGTGATGTCGTTAACGTTAAGATAGATGTCATAAATACTAATACTAGAAAACGTACCGAAATAAATATTCCTCGCCTAATTCCTTCATCGTATATCGTGATAAACTTTGACTCGAAAACAGGGACGCCTTCCTTCGTCATAAATATATGAAGAAGAAATGTGAAAGCCATTAAAAAGAGAACCGGTTTGAGACCATTAATTAAAAAATACAGACGAATACGTGATACTAATACAATCAAGAGCGTAAATGCTAGTAGCATAGCATACGTCACTGTATTGTTGGCCAAAAACACAATAATAATAAAGGCAAAAACAAAGATTAGTTTTGATCGTGGATCTAGTTTATGCACAGGTGAGTCACCTGGTAGGAAGCGTCCAAAGATCATTTTTTCCATCATGGCTCTGCACGCTCCTCTCTAAGCGTTTGAGCAATTTCAGCAGCGAGTTCCTCTTCCGTCAAGCAAACCTTTGACAAGGACCGACCCATCATGTGCTCAATCTTCTGTTGAAAGCGGACAATACGTGGTGGCTCTAAGCGGAAACTCTTTAATGTTTCACCATCTTTAAAAATAGTTTGTGGTGGTCCACTTAAGACATTTTTTCCTTCATGCATGATTACAATATTATCTGCATATCGAGCCGCATCCTCCATACTATGTGTGACAAGAATCGTTGTAAGACGACGATCTTGATGGAGTTGATAAAACATATCCATGATCTCTTTTTGACCTCGTGGATCAAGTCCAGCTGTTGGTTCATCCAACACTATTACCTCTGGATCCATCGCCAAAACACCCGCAATTGCCACTCGGCGCATTTGACCACCTGATAAATCAAACGGAGACTTCTCAAGCACGTTGTTCGGTAATCCAACTAAGCTGACAAGTTCTCTTGCACGCGCTTCAGCCTCCTTCTCTGATACACCAAAGTTCATTGGCCCAAACATAATATCCTTTAACACTGTTTCTTCAAATAGTTGATGCTCAGGGAATTGAAAGACAATACCGACCTTTTGTCTTACAGCTTTTAAATCCTTTGCTTTTTTCCCAGCTACAATCAGGCGATCCCCTATATGTACTTCTCCTGAAGTAGGTCTTAGAAGTGCATTAAAATGCTGAAGTATGGTTGATTTCCCAGAACCCGTATGACCTATAATTGCCTGATAAGTATGGGATGGAATGTCAAAGTCTACATCGAATAATGCCCGTTTTTCAAAAGGTGTCCCCTGTGCATAGGCATAGCTTATTTGTTGAAGTTTGATGTCCATAAATCATTCACCAACTCTTCTTCTGTCATATGTTGTCCCATTAATGGAACACCTTCCTTTTGCAATAGCTTTGATAACTTCAAGGCAAATGGTAAATCTAGTCCAAACTCAACTAGCTTGTCCCCAAGTGCAAAGATTTCAGCAGGTGTACCTTCCGCAAACTTCTTACCATCATTCATAAAAAGAACTCGATCTGCTAACATGGCTTCTTCTAAATCATGTGTTATGGATATTACTGTTAATCCCGTTTCTGCACGTAATGTTTGGACAGTCTGTAACACCTCTGCACGGCCCTGAGGATCTAACATCGATGTAGCCTCATCTAAAATGAGAAGCTTTGGCTTTAGTGCAAGTGCACCAGCAATGGCAACGCGTTGTTTCTGTCCTCCAGATAAGTGATGTGGCTCATGATCTAAAAACGTGTCCATTTTTACTTGCTCTAGTGCCGCGTGTACACGTTTCACCATTTCTTCAAAAGGCACACCATTGTTTTCTAAGGCAAATGCAACATCATCCTGTACAGTGGCACCTACAAACTGATTATCAGGGTTTTGAAAAACCATACCCATTAAGGAGCGAGATTCCCAAAGGTTTTCTTCACTTAAGGGTTCTCGTAATATTCGCACATCCCCCTGCTGAGGGAAT
Encoded proteins:
- the gerD gene encoding spore germination lipoprotein GerD; its protein translation is MRKFTLLLILMLFLSACSQDKTSTMSYDEIKKIMIDSLQTEDGKKALRQLLEEPSFRELLILEHDEVKKATEETLLSKEAEDFWKKTFEDPKFKETVAKSMQKQQQDIMKDLIKDPTFQKDMEAFFGQPDMQKQLETILKSSNMRKQMEQVVKETIESPLMQSKWQELIKKSGETGSSGSGDKKEASGESDGGSDKEQKSTE
- a CDS encoding energy-coupling factor transporter transmembrane component T family protein, which encodes MMEKMIFGRFLPGDSPVHKLDPRSKLIFVFAFIIIVFLANNTVTYAMLLAFTLLIVLVSRIRLYFLINGLKPVLFLMAFTFLLHIFMTKEGVPVFESKFITIYDEGIRRGIFISVRFLVLVFMTSILTLTTSPISITDGIEVLLNPLKAIKVPVHELALMMSISLRFIPTLMDETDKIMKAQMARGSDLSSGPIKDRIKAVVPLLVPLFVSAFKRAEDLATAMEVRGYRGGEGRTRYRRLKWDMGDTFALVLLVAIGVLLFFYRS
- the truA gene encoding tRNA pseudouridine(38-40) synthase TruA; the protein is MRRLKVIISYDGTLFSGYQVQPGERTVQAELERVLSIMHKGEKIKVTASGRTDARVHATGQTLHFDTPLAIPVDKYSKALNVQLPRDIRVQSVEEVAHDFHARYSVTGKRYRYIWSCEPIQSPFRRYYTVETSGVKPNVEAMQEAAKAIVGTHDFSCFCAANTSVKDKIRTVTTLQFEWHGEELHMVIEGNGFLYNMVRIIAGTLWEVGVGRRTIDNVALVVASEDRDKAGKTAPPQGLYLEKVFY
- a CDS encoding energy-coupling factor ABC transporter ATP-binding protein, whose product is MDIKLQQISYAYAQGTPFEKRALFDVDFDIPSHTYQAIIGHTGSGKSTILQHFNALLRPTSGEVHIGDRLIVAGKKAKDLKAVRQKVGIVFQFPEHQLFEETVLKDIMFGPMNFGVSEKEAEARARELVSLVGLPNNVLEKSPFDLSGGQMRRVAIAGVLAMDPEVIVLDEPTAGLDPRGQKEIMDMFYQLHQDRRLTTILVTHSMEDAARYADNIVIMHEGKNVLSGPPQTIFKDGETLKSFRLEPPRIVRFQQKIEHMMGRSLSKVCLTEEELAAEIAQTLREERAEP
- a CDS encoding KinB-signaling pathway activation protein, translated to MTIRNWAKFFFFAMLVGGAVNGVFSLFIRWEFFQPYIANGQWGEFFAGLLWMVFLGFTMSVIAQAGFFAYLTLHQVGVNIFRTLTLWNWVQLLLIAITIFDIIFFRFIPGVKDGQSWLFYVGLLIVLIFGAIATAVQKVKLTGKKHVMISALFFMIVITTLEWTIALMGRDENINEYVALLLFPLLAVNAYQLLVLPKYNAKSDEDRQKLEARRKARREQAKNA
- a CDS encoding P-loop NTPase → MITEQQVREILGQLQDPFLHKSLAETDGITNVAIKEEKNHVSVKIAIAKLNTPEQLQLQMKVVEVLKEAGANTVGIRFEELSTEKLQSFRGTATESEAQDILSPLSTVQVISIASGKGGVGKSTVSVNLAVALARLGKKVGLIDADIYGFSVPDMMGVTDMPKVVDNRIFPVDRLGVKMISMGFFVENNAPIVWRGPMLGKVLDQFFRDVEWGELDYLLLDLPPGTGDVALDIHQMLPSSKEIVVTTPHPTAAFVAARAGAMALQTDHEILGVIENMAWFESKSGDREFVFGQGGGPKLADELRTELLGQIPLGQPDWTEEDFAPSVYAEKHTTGQIYLDIATKIIDKLSK
- a CDS encoding energy-coupling factor ABC transporter ATP-binding protein produces the protein MPEILSLNNVTFSYTPEIQDSRNAVENVSFAVEEGEWIAIVGHNGSGKSTIAKLMNGLLFPQQGDVRILREPLSEENLWESRSLMGMVFQNPDNQFVGATVQDDVAFALENNGVPFEEMVKRVHAALEQVKMDTFLDHEPHHLSGGQKQRVAIAGALALKPKLLILDEATSMLDPQGRAEVLQTVQTLRAETGLTVISITHDLEEAMLADRVLFMNDGKKFAEGTPAEIFALGDKLVEFGLDLPFALKLSKLLQKEGVPLMGQHMTEEELVNDLWTSNFNK
- the rpsI gene encoding 30S ribosomal protein S9, which translates into the protein MAQVQYIGTGRRKSSVARVRLVPGTGKIVINKREIEEYVPFAALREVIKQPLVATETTGSYDIHVNVNGGGYTGQAGAVRHGIARALLQVDPDFRAALKSAGLLTRDSRMKERKKPGLRGARRAPQFSKR
- a CDS encoding N-acetylmuramoyl-L-alanine amidase codes for the protein MKRWLALGVIMLMSIVVVAYETNASDRNFFLPDPLGGIKIVIDAGHGGEDGGASKGEVIEKEITLAIAQHVEKKLKKKGATVVMTRTKNGDVIDEHAPSEKYGTLRERKKQDIFLRKDIVEKEKPDVFITIHANAIPETKWRGAQVFYHKEGHADGEILAKSIQQSIRTNLKNTDREALSIKQIYLLKKVEVPAALVETGFISNDEERALLIDKNYQEKMADAIVEGIEEYLLAKIE
- the rplM gene encoding 50S ribosomal protein L13, with translation MRTTFMAKGHEVDRKWLVVDAEGQTLGRLASEVAAILRGKHKPTFTPNVDTGDHVIIINADKIHLTGNKLEGKLYRHHTQFAGGLKTRTAGEMLDKYPTRMIELAVKGMLPKNSLGRKMFTKLNVYTGTEHPHAAQKPEAYELRG